One Vallitalea pronyensis genomic region harbors:
- a CDS encoding PLDc N-terminal domain-containing protein, whose protein sequence is MEQFIDYLPLFIPILIIQLTLAIIALVHVLKHPNYRFGNKYFWIIIVLLVQIIGPVFYFILGRGDA, encoded by the coding sequence ATGGAACAATTTATTGACTATTTGCCATTATTTATACCCATTCTAATCATCCAATTAACGTTAGCTATTATCGCGTTGGTTCATGTGCTGAAGCATCCCAACTATCGCTTTGGCAATAAATATTTTTGGATTATAATTGTGTTGCTTGTACAAATCATTGGACCTGTTTTTTACTTTATTCTTGGCCGAGGTGATGCATGA
- a CDS encoding ABC transporter ATP-binding protein: MAILRIEHLSKSFGSKKVIDDLSFSVSKHSIFGFIGQNGAGKTTTMKMILGLIKPSKGTISVCGEKVTYGQTKTNRHIGYLPDVPAFYGYMKPIEYLKLCGQITGLSRHQIKRKSEELLTLVGLGHEEKKISTFSRGIKQRLGIAQALLNEPKLLICDEPTSALDPIGRKEILDILYKVKGKTTVVFSTHILSDVERICDHIALLDNGKLAMSGTLSKIKSEHQQNSLLIEFHTHTDKDLFLSTPLLMPYTMHIEQKDTRIILHVTDLTTAQTTVLRVLYENNILPVKYQVLEPTLESLFVEVVK; the protein is encoded by the coding sequence ATGGCTATTCTTCGTATTGAACACTTATCCAAAAGCTTCGGTTCTAAAAAGGTTATTGATGACCTTTCCTTTTCAGTATCCAAACACTCTATTTTTGGATTTATTGGACAAAATGGTGCTGGAAAGACCACCACAATGAAAATGATTCTGGGACTTATAAAACCATCAAAGGGCACCATTTCTGTTTGTGGAGAAAAGGTTACCTATGGGCAAACAAAAACAAATCGTCATATAGGTTATCTTCCGGATGTTCCAGCTTTTTATGGCTATATGAAACCCATTGAGTATTTAAAGCTCTGCGGCCAAATTACTGGTCTATCCCGTCATCAAATCAAAAGAAAGAGCGAGGAGCTTTTGACCCTTGTTGGACTTGGTCATGAGGAGAAGAAAATAAGTACTTTTTCTCGTGGGATAAAGCAACGTTTAGGTATTGCGCAAGCCCTGTTAAATGAACCCAAGCTTCTCATCTGTGATGAACCCACTTCTGCCCTTGACCCTATAGGCCGAAAAGAGATTCTAGATATATTGTATAAAGTAAAAGGAAAAACCACCGTGGTATTCTCCACCCATATTCTTTCAGATGTGGAGCGTATTTGTGACCATATCGCTTTGCTGGATAATGGCAAGCTGGCTATGTCAGGAACCTTATCCAAGATTAAATCAGAGCATCAGCAAAACAGCCTTCTTATTGAATTTCATACACATACTGATAAAGACCTGTTTCTTTCTACACCTTTACTGATGCCCTATACAATGCATATAGAGCAAAAAGATACACGTATCATTTTACATGTAACCGATCTTACTACCGCACAAACCACTGTATTAAGGGTGCTTTATGAGAACAATATTTTACCGGTCAAATATCAAGTTCTAGAACCAACGTTAGAAAGTCTTTTCGTGGAGGTGGTTAAATGA
- a CDS encoding ABC transporter permease subunit encodes MKAYMAFTKKEFCGCLRTYKLLIILIVFTFIGMISPITAKIMPDIIDTFMPDNIHFNLPEPTAFDAWAQFFKNMTQMGLIILVIMFSGIMTKEYHQGTLIHVLTKGLPRHVVILSKFTMTVVLWTVSYLLCFLVTYAYTLYFWSNDTVSNLIFSVMCLWVFGILLLALLLLGGVLFNNTYGSLLFTGGLVVFFMMLNLIQGFQKYNPINLSTHNMSLLKAVKTASDFMPAIIVSSTMIIVTIIAAIMIFNKKQL; translated from the coding sequence ATGAAAGCGTATATGGCCTTTACAAAGAAAGAGTTCTGCGGGTGTTTGCGTACCTACAAACTTTTAATCATATTGATTGTATTTACATTTATTGGGATGATCAGTCCAATAACTGCAAAAATAATGCCCGACATAATCGACACCTTTATGCCAGACAATATACACTTTAACCTACCTGAACCTACTGCCTTTGACGCATGGGCTCAATTTTTCAAAAACATGACACAAATGGGATTAATTATTCTTGTGATTATGTTCAGTGGTATAATGACAAAAGAATATCATCAAGGTACACTCATTCATGTGCTGACCAAAGGCCTGCCAAGGCATGTTGTCATTCTATCAAAATTCACCATGACTGTTGTTTTGTGGACAGTAAGTTATCTGCTTTGTTTTTTAGTCACCTATGCCTATACCCTTTATTTTTGGTCAAATGATACAGTCTCAAACCTTATCTTCTCTGTCATGTGCTTATGGGTTTTTGGTATTTTATTATTGGCACTTTTATTACTTGGTGGTGTTTTATTTAACAATACTTATGGAAGTCTTTTATTTACAGGTGGATTGGTTGTGTTTTTTATGATGCTAAACTTAATTCAAGGATTTCAAAAATACAATCCCATTAACCTGTCTACACACAATATGTCGTTATTGAAAGCTGTGAAAACGGCCTCAGATTTTATGCCAGCAATTATTGTAAGCAGTACCATGATAATCGTTACCATCATAGCTGCCATCATGATCTTTAATAAAAAACAATTGTGA